One stretch of Legionella birminghamensis DNA includes these proteins:
- a CDS encoding glycoside hydrolase family 3 protein, with protein MKFKLSILILFSALLGSPIFADEISLRDKIGQMLIVGFEGKTVDSNSPIVKAIERYNLGGVILFDYNYKTQAFDKNIESPAQVKKLNSDLQAFTKTANQKQKRPQLPLIISVDYEGGYVDRLKETYGFPQTFPAADIGQMNEIQANQAAETMADILQKAGFNLDFAPILDVNVNPQNPIIGQLNRSFSADPAQVSYYANIMGDNFLTKGVQCAYKHFPGHGSSTADSHLGFVDVTQTWQAYELSPYRDLLNRGSACGMIMTAHIVNRQLDESGLPATLSYKILTGILRKQLQFNGVIITDDMQMKAVSEHYRLEDSLPLAINAGVDMFIFGNQITNRAQDPKQVIDIIESKVKSGEIKESRIDEAYAHIVKFKQSLIQKDK; from the coding sequence GTGAAATTTAAACTGTCCATCCTCATTTTATTCAGCGCGTTGCTGGGCTCACCCATTTTTGCAGATGAAATTTCATTGCGCGATAAAATTGGGCAAATGTTGATTGTGGGCTTCGAAGGCAAAACTGTAGATAGCAATTCACCTATTGTAAAAGCCATTGAGCGCTACAATCTGGGGGGGGTGATCCTTTTTGATTACAACTATAAAACCCAGGCATTTGATAAAAATATCGAAAGCCCGGCTCAAGTTAAAAAACTAAATTCTGATTTACAAGCGTTTACCAAGACAGCCAACCAAAAACAGAAGCGTCCGCAGCTACCCCTGATTATTTCAGTCGATTATGAAGGGGGCTATGTCGATCGTTTAAAAGAGACCTACGGTTTCCCCCAAACCTTTCCAGCTGCTGATATCGGGCAAATGAATGAAATCCAGGCTAACCAGGCGGCAGAAACAATGGCAGACATCTTGCAAAAAGCGGGTTTCAATCTTGATTTTGCGCCTATTCTGGATGTGAATGTTAATCCACAAAACCCAATAATTGGCCAACTGAACCGCAGCTTCTCAGCGGACCCTGCCCAGGTCAGTTACTATGCCAATATTATGGGCGACAATTTTTTAACGAAAGGTGTCCAATGTGCCTACAAGCATTTTCCCGGGCATGGAAGTTCAACGGCAGATTCTCACCTGGGATTTGTCGATGTGACACAGACCTGGCAGGCCTATGAGTTATCGCCTTATCGTGATTTGCTTAACAGAGGCTCCGCCTGTGGAATGATTATGACGGCTCATATTGTTAACAGGCAGTTGGATGAAAGCGGTTTGCCTGCGACATTATCCTATAAAATATTAACCGGTATTTTGCGCAAGCAACTGCAGTTTAATGGCGTAATTATTACCGATGACATGCAAATGAAAGCTGTCAGCGAACACTATCGCCTGGAGGACTCTCTACCCCTGGCGATTAATGCTGGTGTGGATATGTTTATTTTTGGTAACCAGATTACAAATAGGGCACAGGATCCTAAGCAGGTTATTGATATCATTGAATCTAAAGTAAAATCTGGGGAAATTAAGGAATCGCGCATTGACGAGGCCTATGCACATATAGTCAAATTCAAGCAAAGCCTCATCCAAAAGGATAAATAG